A genome region from Bdellovibrionota bacterium includes the following:
- a CDS encoding winged helix-turn-helix domain-containing protein — MIESLVGNSTAEKVLLYIANYGEGHISGIADTFGISKSQVRKQILRLEKGGILVARFAGNSKMFQINPRYSFKKELLTLLEKALGLLSSKEIEKYYRQRRRPRRTGKEL; from the coding sequence ATGATTGAAAGCTTAGTGGGAAATTCAACAGCCGAAAAAGTTCTTTTATATATAGCTAATTATGGCGAAGGTCATATTTCAGGTATAGCTGACACATTTGGTATTTCAAAGTCTCAAGTCAGAAAACAAATACTGAGACTGGAAAAAGGAGGGATACTAGTTGCTCGCTTTGCCGGTAACAGCAAAATGTTTCAAATTAATCCTAGGTATTCTTTTAAAAAAGAATTATTAACTCTACTTGAAAAAGCTCTGGGCTTACTTAGCTCTAAAGAAATAGAAAAGTATTACAGACAACGTCGACGCCCAAGAAGAACAGGTAAAGAGCTGTGA
- a CDS encoding pitrilysin family protein, translated as MRILLTVLFLFSFPALAAEGLSSLKFEVEKYQLPNGLTVLLHEDHSVPLVSYHTWFRVGSKDEELGYTGIAHLFEHMMFKGTQKYSNKDYERTLRENGASNNAFTSRDYTGYYVNGPSSKLETIMDLESDRIEHLNLTQANLDSEREVVKEERRFRVENRVMGLLMEKINDVVYKVHSYRWPVIGYMKDLGNITVEKAQSFYKTFYSPNNAVLVIAGDFNSGKVKKLIEKYYGHMKSQDIKRPKVNPEPPQKSIRNEVFYKDIQNDYLSISFPVPSALSLELAPLELASHILGEGNSSRLHSKLVYKQEIATSVMTYIMSNQESSVFQIIVALKPQKSKAQADKILEQAKKEIYSELFNLRNKSVSLDEVSKAQNQAAKSFIDALKTIDGRAYSLASNEIVVGSYEKLFTDLENYMRVKPAEIKGVSEKYLKNTQANVVVARPERFK; from the coding sequence ATGAGAATTCTGCTTACTGTATTATTCCTATTCTCCTTCCCAGCTCTTGCTGCCGAAGGACTCTCAAGTTTAAAATTTGAGGTCGAAAAATACCAACTGCCAAATGGCTTAACGGTGCTTCTTCACGAAGATCACTCTGTTCCTCTTGTGAGTTATCATACTTGGTTCCGTGTGGGCTCTAAGGATGAAGAATTAGGATACACCGGAATTGCGCATCTCTTTGAGCACATGATGTTTAAAGGAACGCAAAAATATTCCAACAAAGATTACGAAAGAACACTGAGAGAAAATGGGGCATCCAATAACGCCTTCACATCTCGTGATTACACGGGTTACTACGTGAATGGACCAAGTTCAAAATTAGAAACCATTATGGATTTAGAGTCCGATAGAATTGAACATCTCAATCTAACTCAAGCCAATTTGGATTCGGAAAGAGAAGTTGTAAAAGAAGAGAGACGTTTCCGTGTAGAAAATCGAGTGATGGGTTTGCTTATGGAAAAAATCAACGATGTGGTTTACAAAGTTCATTCCTATAGATGGCCCGTGATTGGCTACATGAAGGATCTTGGAAATATCACAGTAGAAAAAGCTCAAAGCTTTTATAAAACTTTTTATTCTCCTAATAATGCAGTCTTGGTGATCGCTGGAGATTTCAATTCTGGAAAAGTTAAAAAATTAATCGAAAAGTATTACGGACATATGAAGTCTCAAGATATCAAGAGACCAAAGGTGAATCCAGAGCCTCCGCAAAAATCGATTAGAAATGAAGTGTTCTATAAAGACATTCAAAATGATTATTTAAGTATTTCATTCCCAGTGCCAAGTGCATTGTCGTTGGAACTGGCTCCGCTTGAATTGGCTTCGCATATTTTGGGTGAAGGGAACTCAAGCCGTCTCCACTCAAAACTTGTCTATAAGCAGGAGATTGCGACATCTGTGATGACATACATCATGAGCAATCAAGAATCCTCGGTGTTTCAAATTATCGTTGCCCTAAAGCCTCAGAAATCTAAAGCCCAAGCAGATAAAATTCTAGAGCAAGCTAAAAAAGAAATTTACTCTGAACTTTTCAACTTAAGAAATAAATCTGTTTCATTAGACGAAGTTTCTAAAGCGCAAAACCAAGCGGCGAAGTCTTTCATTGATGCTCTTAAAACTATCGATGGAAGAGCTTATTCTTTGGCCTCCAATGAAATCGTTGTGGGATCTTATGAGAAACTCTTTACTGATCTTGAAAATTACATGCGCGTCAAGCCTGCGGAAATCAAAGGTGTATCAGAAAAATATCTAAAAAACACTCAAGCTAACGTTGTTGTTGCAAGACCGGAGAGATTCAAATGA
- a CDS encoding pitrilysin family protein: MITKMRKILNILFVLTLIVAAVGCATLGLKSNGSLKPYKTSKLDNGLNILYVNDEKLPYISTSLVIMSGFAADPKDQTGLTAAALELLNKGTLTKSAEQIAAEIEQMGAEYDANITADYSMISLDGLAWQEDKILSILSELILKPKFDDQEINRYKSRTLAVVQQRLDQVSYLASEIFESFYYKNHPYGHRDIGTMADIKKLNKTSIQNQFGMIARPNNTWLVVVGKYSGDIEDRIEKYFGGWKNQAVAQTQYPAIEAFQGRKILLVNKPDAAQAEIRIGHKGTDRRDPAHVATTIANSILGQGFTSRLVDRIRDQLGLTYSISSSTDFRLQGSVFEIRTFTQSPKVGQTISEVLKVYDDFHKNGITDTELKTAQKYMIGVFPSLVETAEKTAYNLIILRIFGVADDYLLDYQKNIAKATLAEVNSSIQKNYDPSNLKVVIVAPKDKVLSQLKSLGEVEVVEASTFLK; the protein is encoded by the coding sequence ATGATCACTAAAATGAGAAAAATATTAAATATTTTATTTGTATTAACATTGATTGTAGCAGCAGTGGGTTGTGCGACTTTGGGTTTAAAGTCTAATGGAAGTCTTAAGCCTTATAAAACTTCAAAGTTAGATAATGGTTTAAACATTCTCTATGTGAATGATGAAAAGCTACCATATATTTCGACATCGCTTGTGATCATGAGTGGTTTTGCAGCGGACCCAAAAGATCAAACGGGATTAACGGCAGCAGCACTTGAACTTTTGAATAAAGGAACGCTCACGAAATCCGCAGAACAAATCGCAGCAGAGATTGAACAGATGGGCGCAGAATACGATGCTAACATTACAGCAGACTACTCTATGATCTCTCTGGATGGATTGGCTTGGCAGGAAGATAAGATTCTATCTATTTTATCTGAGCTTATCCTAAAACCAAAATTTGATGATCAAGAGATTAATCGCTACAAATCAAGAACGCTTGCGGTAGTTCAACAACGCTTGGATCAAGTGTCTTATTTGGCCTCAGAAATTTTTGAGAGTTTCTATTACAAGAATCATCCCTATGGCCATAGAGATATCGGCACCATGGCCGATATCAAAAAATTAAATAAAACTTCAATTCAAAATCAATTTGGAATGATTGCTAGACCGAACAACACTTGGCTTGTGGTTGTTGGAAAATATTCTGGTGACATAGAAGATAGAATTGAAAAATATTTTGGTGGTTGGAAGAATCAAGCTGTTGCGCAAACACAGTATCCTGCCATTGAGGCTTTTCAAGGCAGAAAGATTCTCCTTGTAAATAAGCCTGATGCAGCTCAGGCAGAAATTCGTATTGGACACAAAGGAACTGACAGAAGAGATCCTGCGCACGTTGCAACGACAATTGCGAACTCCATATTGGGTCAAGGTTTCACCAGCCGTCTTGTGGATCGCATCCGTGATCAATTGGGCCTCACTTACAGCATCAGCAGCTCTACTGATTTTAGACTCCAAGGGAGTGTATTTGAAATCCGCACCTTCACTCAAAGCCCAAAAGTAGGACAAACTATTTCTGAGGTCTTGAAAGTGTATGATGATTTCCATAAAAATGGAATTACAGACACGGAGTTGAAAACTGCGCAAAAATACATGATCGGAGTATTCCCAAGTCTCGTGGAAACAGCCGAGAAGACCGCATATAATTTGATTATCTTAAGAATCTTTGGCGTAGCAGATGACTATCTTTTAGATTACCAAAAGAACATCGCAAAAGCGACATTGGCAGAAGTGAATAGCTCGATCCAAAAAAATTACGACCCTAGCAATTTAAAAGTAGTGATCGTAGCTCCTAAAGATAAAGTTCTCTCGCAATTGAAGAGCCTAGGAGAAGTAGAAGTCGTCGAAGCCTCAACATTCTTAAAATAA
- a CDS encoding TIGR02147 family protein has translation MKNLSPIELSYFKIWLQEEFTRRCRVNSRYSLRAFAKSLALDPSTVSQMLSGKRKVSQSMLEKIESKIGMAFVFDSENLQQSMGKKYSLLSKDLFAAISDWYHFAILDLTLLKNFDSNPSWIAQQLGISVTEVSIAIDRLKRLELLAEQDSKLVKTQMSFSNYKEGDTSAAHKEYQRQIVEKSLHAIDGCPQDLKDITSMTIAGNSKKLIEVKDVIKKFRRELAAFMEDGDGDAVFHLAVQLYPVTSLEKREPA, from the coding sequence ATGAAAAACTTAAGCCCTATCGAACTTAGTTATTTTAAAATTTGGTTACAAGAAGAATTCACACGTCGCTGCAGAGTGAACTCTCGCTATTCTTTAAGAGCTTTCGCAAAAAGTTTGGCACTTGACCCATCTACAGTTTCACAAATGTTGTCTGGTAAGCGAAAAGTATCACAATCAATGTTAGAAAAAATCGAGAGTAAAATCGGAATGGCATTTGTTTTTGATTCGGAAAATTTGCAACAGAGTATGGGGAAAAAATACTCTCTCTTGAGCAAAGATTTATTTGCAGCAATATCTGATTGGTATCACTTCGCCATTTTGGATTTAACATTATTAAAAAACTTTGATAGCAACCCGTCTTGGATTGCACAACAGTTAGGAATTTCCGTGACCGAAGTTTCAATAGCTATAGATCGCTTAAAACGCTTGGAGCTTTTAGCAGAACAAGATAGCAAATTGGTAAAAACTCAAATGAGTTTTTCAAATTATAAAGAAGGCGACACTTCCGCTGCTCATAAAGAATACCAAAGACAAATTGTAGAAAAATCTTTACACGCAATTGATGGCTGCCCACAAGATTTAAAAGATATTACTTCTATGACTATTGCTGGGAACTCCAAGAAATTAATTGAAGTAAAAGATGTAATTAAGAAATTCCGCCGTGAATTAGCGGCTTTTATGGAAGATGGTGACGGCGATGCTGTTTTCCATCTGGCTGTACAACTTTATCCAGTAACGTCTTTAGAAAAAAGAGAACCTGCATGA
- a CDS encoding S8 family peptidase — translation MATTGGRALLLVLSVMGVSAQVGCGKAQRPFNKKSNGVVVQTESKSQEEVQALFPANKVTIVSREDNIYQIQDAKLVDVQERMPAAYAEEDIYINMKDPGFDVNNRETFSKRASIEEALYKLDCKLLPLGGPAAKLQLTNEVNLVAQNTVEVGSVALEFRGEGTLTQAAQQTSEEGSSIWNPLKGLFKNPFATAPEAAASSIKLSWVVEAPPGSTTLAEATGSKISVNPDRPGGYFVALIAQDTSTKACDLAGVMVGATHNKKFVGGIGNKGQYNAQKYFHVPLVNGEEAWQTTQGEGVTIAIIDSGVNYNHPDLSENIKINEKEVAGNGVDDDKNGFIDDVYGWDFAIGDQYPYDDESHGTHVAGLAASSVSGIAKKAKILPVKAMLPSGSGSLASIVSAIYYAVKQDVDVINMSLGGEGKASPMVLAAIKKAQQKGILIVAASGNETTNTDAVESFLTSKDGSNVLAVAATDEADSLTEYSNYGLKTVDIAAPGGTRERPLWSTYAQTDLSSYIAYPGTSMASPVVTGIAALVKSVNPDLTAEQVKAIIMNSGRSSAALRSKLTSGKVVDAAAAVRAASNPSIMLSAVAQ, via the coding sequence ATGGCTACTACTGGGGGACGTGCACTTTTATTAGTGCTAAGTGTAATGGGAGTAAGTGCGCAGGTTGGTTGCGGGAAGGCTCAAAGACCTTTCAACAAAAAATCAAATGGCGTAGTTGTTCAAACAGAATCTAAATCACAAGAAGAGGTTCAAGCTTTGTTTCCAGCAAACAAAGTGACTATTGTGAGTCGCGAAGACAACATCTATCAAATTCAAGATGCAAAGCTAGTTGATGTTCAAGAAAGAATGCCAGCTGCATACGCAGAAGAAGATATCTACATTAATATGAAAGATCCTGGTTTCGATGTGAACAACAGAGAGACTTTTTCAAAGAGAGCATCTATCGAAGAAGCTTTGTATAAATTAGACTGCAAACTTCTTCCATTGGGTGGCCCAGCTGCAAAGCTACAATTGACGAATGAAGTCAACTTGGTGGCACAAAACACTGTCGAAGTTGGAAGCGTAGCTCTAGAGTTTCGAGGCGAAGGTACACTCACTCAAGCCGCTCAGCAAACTTCAGAAGAAGGATCCAGCATTTGGAACCCATTAAAAGGTTTATTTAAAAATCCATTCGCTACTGCACCGGAAGCAGCAGCTTCCAGCATAAAATTGAGTTGGGTCGTTGAAGCCCCTCCTGGATCTACAACTCTTGCAGAAGCAACTGGCTCAAAGATTTCTGTAAATCCAGATCGCCCAGGCGGTTACTTCGTGGCACTTATCGCACAAGACACAAGTACAAAAGCTTGCGATCTTGCGGGAGTGATGGTTGGAGCTACTCACAACAAAAAATTCGTCGGAGGAATTGGAAATAAAGGACAATACAATGCCCAAAAATACTTTCATGTTCCGCTAGTAAATGGTGAAGAAGCTTGGCAAACAACTCAAGGTGAAGGCGTCACCATCGCCATCATCGATTCAGGCGTGAACTACAATCACCCTGATTTAAGTGAAAATATCAAAATCAATGAAAAAGAAGTGGCAGGAAACGGCGTTGACGACGACAAAAACGGATTTATTGATGACGTCTACGGTTGGGATTTCGCAATCGGTGATCAATATCCATATGATGATGAATCGCACGGAACTCACGTTGCGGGATTAGCAGCCTCTTCCGTATCTGGAATTGCAAAGAAAGCAAAAATCCTTCCTGTAAAAGCGATGTTGCCAAGTGGAAGTGGGTCTTTAGCATCCATCGTATCAGCAATATACTACGCTGTTAAACAGGATGTAGATGTGATCAACATGTCTTTAGGTGGCGAAGGAAAAGCGAGCCCAATGGTTCTTGCCGCTATCAAAAAAGCACAACAAAAAGGAATCCTCATCGTAGCGGCATCAGGAAATGAAACTACAAATACGGATGCTGTGGAATCTTTCTTAACTTCCAAAGATGGATCAAATGTTTTGGCAGTAGCTGCAACAGATGAAGCTGATTCTCTCACTGAGTACTCAAACTACGGTTTGAAAACAGTAGATATCGCTGCTCCAGGTGGAACAAGAGAGCGTCCATTATGGTCAACATACGCTCAGACTGATCTTAGCAGTTACATTGCTTACCCTGGAACGTCGATGGCTTCTCCTGTAGTTACTGGTATCGCAGCGTTAGTGAAGTCTGTAAACCCAGATCTGACAGCTGAACAAGTGAAAGCAATCATCATGAACTCAGGAAGATCATCTGCTGCCCTAAGAAGCAAACTGACTTCTGGAAAAGTTGTTGATGCTGCTGCCGCGGTAAGAGCCGCAAGTAATCCTTCAATCATGTTGAGCGCAGTTGCTCAATAA
- a CDS encoding LysR family transcriptional regulator, with product MNFQHLITFCTVLMEKSMTAAAQKLFLTQPAVSQQIRQLEEYLGVELLVRGVRQIQSSPQGHLLFEYAQKIIRLSKEAEVAIQTMGGEVTGPLRVATLNSLGLHLLGPVFALFLKNNKNVKLHLEYAKGQDLINGVVKGDFDIILLPDAEKEYGEDPKDCKKIKISYDEMWLVVSSRAEVPAQIKLKDIMAHPFVSIIGEYPGFESLLSKSLRKEDQKITSVFESSNVGTLKRIIEAGLGWGFLPSHSIKKQIEAGRLKRIQIQDFEYTMDLCCYVNKTRSQLKSTEVFLKALEQQR from the coding sequence ATGAATTTTCAGCACTTAATCACGTTTTGTACTGTTCTAATGGAAAAAAGTATGACCGCTGCGGCGCAGAAACTATTTCTTACTCAGCCCGCTGTAAGCCAACAAATTCGACAACTCGAAGAATACTTGGGAGTTGAACTTTTAGTTCGTGGTGTAAGACAAATTCAATCCAGTCCACAAGGACATTTGCTCTTCGAATATGCACAAAAAATCATTCGTCTCTCGAAGGAAGCTGAAGTTGCAATTCAAACTATGGGCGGTGAAGTTACGGGGCCATTGAGAGTTGCAACATTGAACTCACTTGGTCTTCATTTATTGGGCCCAGTGTTCGCTCTATTTTTAAAAAATAATAAGAATGTAAAATTGCATCTCGAGTACGCTAAAGGCCAAGATCTCATCAACGGCGTGGTGAAGGGTGATTTTGATATTATCCTACTTCCAGACGCGGAAAAAGAGTATGGCGAAGATCCAAAAGATTGTAAGAAAATAAAAATTTCTTATGACGAGATGTGGTTAGTAGTTTCTTCAAGAGCAGAAGTTCCGGCACAAATTAAGCTCAAAGATATCATGGCTCATCCGTTTGTAAGCATCATTGGAGAGTACCCAGGATTTGAATCATTACTCAGTAAATCTTTAAGAAAAGAAGATCAAAAGATCACTTCAGTGTTTGAGTCTTCAAACGTTGGAACACTTAAGAGAATCATCGAAGCAGGTCTTGGTTGGGGATTTTTGCCTTCTCACAGTATCAAAAAGCAAATTGAGGCGGGAAGACTCAAAAGAATCCAAATTCAAGATTTTGAATACACAATGGATTTGTGCTGTTACGTGAACAAAACTAGAAGTCAGCTCAAGTCTACAGAAGTATTCTTAAAAGCTTTGGAACAGCAACGTTAG
- a CDS encoding pyruvate, water dikinase regulatory protein, whose protein sequence is MRTSKSIIYIISDGTGETASLMTKAALVQYKGVDASLVRFKNVRAPDQVKSIIDEAIANQGFIVYTVVSQDLRTEIQKQAIAQNIPHVDLLGPLLGGLDNYFDIHKPMQAGILRAVDEKYFKRIDAIEFTVKHDDGKELRDLENAEIILVGISRTSKTPLSIFLSHKGWKVANVPLVVNVPPPKEIFEADQRKVIALTIDPDKLSLIRANRLSKLGDGNSDYASLQHVLDEIQFADELYKKNKKWPVFDVTSRALEETASEIIKIISKRFGVKEEIF, encoded by the coding sequence ATGAGAACTTCTAAAAGCATCATATATATCATTTCAGATGGTACAGGTGAGACCGCATCGCTGATGACCAAGGCCGCTCTCGTTCAGTACAAGGGCGTTGATGCAAGCTTAGTGCGCTTCAAAAATGTAAGGGCTCCAGACCAAGTCAAATCAATCATCGATGAAGCTATAGCAAATCAAGGCTTTATTGTTTATACTGTGGTTTCACAAGATCTAAGAACCGAAATTCAAAAGCAAGCTATAGCTCAAAATATTCCTCATGTGGATTTACTCGGCCCCCTTCTTGGCGGCTTGGACAATTACTTTGATATTCATAAACCCATGCAGGCTGGTATCTTGAGAGCTGTCGATGAAAAATATTTTAAAAGAATCGATGCAATCGAATTCACAGTAAAGCACGATGATGGAAAAGAGTTAAGAGATTTAGAAAACGCCGAAATCATTCTGGTGGGAATCAGCAGAACTAGTAAAACCCCACTTTCGATTTTCTTAAGCCACAAAGGTTGGAAGGTAGCAAATGTTCCTCTTGTAGTGAATGTGCCTCCACCCAAAGAAATTTTTGAGGCCGACCAACGAAAAGTTATCGCCCTTACGATTGATCCTGATAAACTTTCCTTGATTAGAGCAAATCGCCTTTCAAAACTTGGAGACGGAAATTCTGATTACGCAAGCCTGCAACACGTTTTAGACGAAATCCAATTTGCAGATGAACTCTATAAGAAAAATAAAAAATGGCCCGTCTTCGATGTTACATCGAGAGCTTTAGAAGAAACCGCTTCAGAGATAATCAAAATTATTTCTAAACGCTTCGGGGTCAAAGAAGAAATATTTTAG
- the nusB gene encoding transcription antitermination factor NusB → MKNRRVSREIALQVLYQMEFDTALTPVQGLRQYEDHFKNDQLSMDYSEKLINGIKEHQNQIDETIQKFSINWKISRMSHVDRNIIRLSIFEMTHLQDEVPKNASINEAIEIAKKFGSEDSSHFINGILDQISKSL, encoded by the coding sequence ATGAAAAACAGAAGAGTCTCGAGAGAAATTGCACTTCAAGTTCTATATCAAATGGAATTCGATACAGCTCTGACCCCAGTTCAAGGATTGAGACAGTACGAAGATCATTTTAAAAATGATCAACTTTCAATGGACTATTCTGAAAAGCTAATTAATGGAATCAAAGAACATCAAAATCAAATCGATGAAACAATTCAAAAATTTTCCATCAACTGGAAAATTTCAAGAATGTCTCATGTGGACAGAAACATCATTAGACTTAGTATCTTTGAAATGACTCACCTTCAAGACGAGGTGCCTAAAAACGCATCCATTAACGAAGCCATCGAGATCGCCAAAAAGTTTGGATCAGAGGACTCAAGCCACTTCATCAACGGCATATTAGATCAAATCTCAAAATCTCTCTAA
- the nrdR gene encoding transcriptional regulator NrdR, whose protein sequence is MRCPVCHHQEDRVLDTRIQKEGELIKRRRECLECKHRFTTQESLILNYPNVVKKDGRKESFIKTKISNGVQMACQKRPVPLAHIDQIVEKISQWALELPEKEVSSQMIGQHIMDELKNIDDVAYIRFASVYRTFTDVNEFVNTLAPKQDDDISNSNFLTKEES, encoded by the coding sequence ATGCGTTGTCCAGTTTGTCATCACCAAGAAGATCGTGTCCTTGACACTAGAATCCAAAAAGAAGGCGAACTCATCAAAAGACGTCGTGAGTGCTTGGAATGCAAACATCGTTTTACCACACAAGAGTCTCTCATCCTCAATTATCCAAACGTAGTAAAAAAAGATGGCAGAAAAGAGTCTTTCATTAAAACGAAAATTTCAAACGGGGTGCAGATGGCTTGCCAAAAACGACCTGTGCCCCTCGCGCATATCGATCAAATTGTTGAAAAAATTAGTCAATGGGCTCTAGAACTTCCAGAAAAAGAAGTCTCTTCACAAATGATTGGACAACATATCATGGATGAGCTTAAAAATATCGACGACGTAGCTTATATTCGCTTTGCCAGCGTTTACAGAACGTTCACAGATGTAAATGAGTTCGTCAACACTCTTGCCCCAAAGCAAGATGACGATATTTCCAATTCTAACTTTCTAACTAAAGAAGAGTCATGA
- a CDS encoding methyltransferase domain-containing protein, with amino-acid sequence MKIHKHILLDVLDSLEIIFGEQKHADKVIEKALKSHNKWGGRDRKFFAESVYEIVRNWRYLWFLLNKDVSLHREDLFEIFGVWWFVQHRDILTYPELAELKASKLLERIEKAKKLPAIEQSFQDWTYERLQKELGDETPDLMKALNQKAEVVLRVNLLKTNLLALQERLLADGIETEVLGADYPDGIALKIRKNVFITGAFKEGHFEMQDGSSQKVAHFMKIEPGMRIIDACAGAGGKTLHIASLMKNKGKIIAMDIEDFKLTEMKRRLRRAGVDIAETKLIDSTKVIKRLEGTADRVLLDVPCSGLGVLRRNPDTKWKITVDRLEELREIQKEILKDYSKMVKKGGYLIYATCSLLPSENREQVDWFLEQNPGHWELEEDLKLFPNKDRFDGFYVSRMKRLS; translated from the coding sequence ATGAAAATTCATAAACATATTCTTCTTGATGTTTTAGATTCTCTGGAAATTATTTTTGGAGAGCAGAAGCATGCGGATAAAGTCATTGAAAAAGCTCTGAAGTCTCACAACAAATGGGGTGGGCGAGATCGAAAATTTTTTGCTGAGAGTGTTTATGAGATCGTAAGAAACTGGCGTTATCTTTGGTTCTTACTAAATAAAGATGTAAGCCTTCACCGAGAAGATCTTTTTGAGATCTTTGGTGTATGGTGGTTTGTTCAACATCGAGATATCCTAACTTATCCGGAACTTGCAGAGCTGAAGGCTTCTAAACTTTTAGAGCGCATAGAAAAAGCTAAAAAGCTTCCAGCCATCGAACAGTCATTTCAAGATTGGACGTATGAGAGACTGCAAAAAGAATTGGGTGACGAAACTCCTGACCTTATGAAAGCACTCAATCAAAAAGCTGAAGTGGTTCTGCGAGTGAATTTACTAAAAACTAATCTCTTAGCGCTTCAAGAAAGACTCTTGGCTGACGGAATAGAAACCGAAGTCTTAGGTGCTGATTATCCGGATGGAATTGCATTAAAAATTAGAAAAAATGTTTTCATCACTGGCGCTTTCAAAGAAGGTCACTTTGAAATGCAAGATGGATCTTCGCAAAAAGTAGCGCACTTTATGAAAATTGAACCCGGCATGAGGATCATCGACGCCTGCGCGGGAGCGGGTGGTAAAACGCTTCATATTGCCTCGCTAATGAAAAATAAAGGCAAGATCATCGCTATGGACATAGAGGATTTTAAGCTCACAGAAATGAAAAGACGCTTAAGACGTGCGGGTGTAGATATTGCCGAAACAAAACTCATTGATTCCACAAAAGTGATTAAAAGACTGGAGGGTACGGCAGACCGTGTGCTTCTGGATGTTCCATGTTCTGGTCTTGGAGTTCTTAGAAGAAACCCTGATACAAAATGGAAAATCACCGTAGATAGATTGGAAGAGTTGAGAGAAATTCAAAAAGAAATTTTAAAGGATTATTCAAAGATGGTAAAAAAAGGTGGCTATTTGATTTATGCCACGTGCAGTCTTCTTCCTTCTGAAAATCGCGAACAAGTGGATTGGTTCTTAGAGCAAAATCCTGGGCACTGGGAATTAGAAGAAGATCTTAAATTATTCCCCAACAAAGATCGCTTCGATGGATTCTATGTTTCTAGAATGAAGCGTTTAAGCTAA
- a CDS encoding Hsp33 family molecular chaperone HslO yields the protein MKNDRIEKFLQVDGMIRASAIIATDVVEEMRTTLNSYELATITLGRSMIGALLMASHLKKGENVGVYFRGNGPLGAIFAEGDHTGATRAYTPFPHAELPLKDNRPDIGSGIGIGIMEVVRSSAYNNALSRGAVEIRTGQVGDDIAYYLFQSHQIPSVVALSVELHPDGRVRSAGGVLIELMPGADEDIIGKIEKKVIENNKQGVNLGDMIASGATPAQLVNQFLSDFKIVQIAHKAEVKYQCRCSLDRVKRALMLLGHQELDELINDSKGDSQGKDAKGSHDINCDFCGRKYTLTIGEIQEIRDKAFKNSLN from the coding sequence ATGAAAAACGATCGTATTGAAAAATTCTTGCAGGTTGATGGAATGATTAGGGCATCAGCTATTATCGCAACAGATGTTGTAGAGGAAATGCGTACCACTCTCAATTCCTACGAGCTTGCGACTATTACCTTGGGAAGATCTATGATCGGAGCGCTTCTTATGGCTTCGCATCTTAAAAAAGGTGAAAACGTAGGTGTTTACTTTCGTGGAAATGGTCCTTTAGGAGCTATTTTTGCAGAAGGTGATCACACCGGCGCAACAAGAGCCTATACTCCATTTCCTCACGCTGAACTTCCATTAAAAGATAACAGGCCAGATATTGGTAGCGGAATTGGTATTGGAATTATGGAAGTGGTGAGAAGTTCTGCTTACAACAATGCTTTAAGTCGAGGTGCCGTGGAAATCAGAACCGGCCAAGTCGGAGACGATATAGCTTACTATCTTTTTCAGAGTCATCAGATTCCATCTGTCGTTGCGCTTTCAGTAGAGCTTCATCCTGATGGCCGAGTGAGGTCAGCAGGTGGAGTTTTGATTGAGCTTATGCCGGGTGCCGATGAAGATATCATTGGAAAAATTGAAAAGAAAGTGATTGAGAACAACAAGCAAGGTGTAAACCTTGGAGATATGATTGCTTCTGGTGCAACTCCTGCGCAATTGGTCAATCAATTCTTAAGTGACTTTAAAATCGTGCAAATTGCTCATAAAGCAGAGGTAAAATATCAATGCCGTTGCTCGCTCGATAGAGTGAAGCGTGCGTTGATGCTTCTTGGACATCAAGAGCTGGATGAGCTTATAAATGACTCTAAAGGAGACTCTCAAGGAAAAGATGCAAAAGGTTCTCATGATATCAATTGTGACTTTTGTGGACGCAAGTACACCTTGACCATAGGCGAGATTCAGGAAATCCGAGACAAGGCTTTCAAAAATTCATTAAACTAA